The genome window GGAAGCACCTTCGATTTTGCCATAATCCAAGTTTTTAATAGGAATACCACGTTTAAACATTTTGCTAATAAGAACATCTTTAAGCTGTTCTAATTTATATTCATCATCTGAAACAAGAACCAATTCTTCTTTATCCAGCGTCACATTACTCTTGCTACCTTTAAAATCATACCGATTTTGAATTTCTTTCATTGCAAGCTGGACAGCATTCGTAACCTCTGAAAAATCTACCTTGGATACAATGTCAAATGAACTTTCTTTTGCCATATTTACCTCCTGATTAATTGGAATTTAACACAAATTAAAAGCAACTCTGTAGTAAATCCAATTTCTTTTATGCTTGTATTATAGTAAAATGTAGCAGTTGTAACAACTTTAGGCATGAAGTATTCGTTAATAAGGGAATAATTAGGATAGCAGAATATAGATAAAGTTGAAATAGACAAGAATTTAAGGAGGAAACAAAATGTCGTTAAGAGATTATATGGGACGCGTAGAAATATTAACAGTTGCTAGGATTGCATCTTTTGGGTATTTTTTGACAATTGAAGAGGAAGACGAAGATGTGCTTTTACACTTCAGTGAAACTGATCAAAAATTTGAAGAGGGGGATGAAGTCCGCGTTTTTATATATAGTGATTCACAGGGAAGAGCTTGCTCAAGTACCTTTATTCCGTCCATTGCAGTAGGTAAATACGATTGGGTGAAAGTAACAGACCGCAAAGAAGGAATTGGCTGTTTCTTTGATATAGGGCTAAAAAAGGACATGCTATTAGGGGAAGATGATTTACCAGTACATGAAGAGGTATGGCCAGAAGTGGGCGATATGCTTTATATAACATTAAAGGTAAATAAGAATAACTATTTATATGTAAAACCAGCAACGGATCCTATTATTGAAGAAATGGCAGCAAAAGCAACAAGAGAAGATTTTAATAAAAATATTCATGGGTATATTTATCGAACAGCAAAAGTAGGAAGCTGGATTTATACAGCAGAAGGCTTTAAAGGATTTATTCATGAATCTGAGCGAGGCAAGGAACCAAGATTAGGGGAAAAAGTAAATGGGCGTATCATTGATGTTAAGCTAGATGGAACTGTAAATGTTTCATTATTGCCGAGAAAAGAAGAAGCGCTTGATAAAGATTCCCAACTAATCTTAGACTATTTAATAACTCGTAAAGGCGCAATGCCTTATGGGGATAAGAGTATGCCTGAGGACATTAAGGAACGTTTTAATTTAAGTAAAGGTTCGTTCAAACGAGCGCTTGGGAGACTAATGAAAGAAAATAAAGTGTACCAAGAAGAAGGCTGGACGTATTTAAAGGAAGATAATCAAAATAATTAAAATGTAGGCGGATATAAGGGGATTTCAAAGTGGTTATAGCTTTGGAATGCCTTTTTTATTTAGAAAGATCTAGGAATTCAGGAGGTGCTCGCCTCAGAGCCCGTTTCGGCAGTAGAGAACGATAAAAGGGAAGAGAGAAGCAATCTCAGAGCCCGTTTTGGGAAAGAGAAAGCTAAAAGGGAACAGAGAACTCGCCTCAGAGCCCGTTTTGGGAAAAGAGAAAGCTAAAAGGGAACAGAGAACTCGCCTCAGAGCCCGTTTTGGGAAAAGAGAAAGCTAAAAGGGAACAGAGAACTCGCCTCAGAGCCTGTTTGGTAAAAGAGAAAGCTAAAACGGGAACAGAGAAACCACCTCAGAGCCCTTTTCCGCAAAACGGAATAGAGTATGATTTCGATAACTTTCCATCAGCTAGAGGTAGTGCCAAAACTGAACTGAAATCTTTCAATCAAAAAGAACTGCCTATAATCTGGCAGCTCTTTTTCTTATTCATCTAGCAACCATCTTCTTACAAATGATCTGTCTTTTTACTGTATTGATGTTTGCCTTTTTTGCGGTTTTTTTCACGCATCATGTTCTTTTCATGACGCAATGCATTATTGTCTTTTGCTTTTTTATCATTATCAGAAGTATGTGGCATAAAAAAATACTCCTTTCAACGTCAGCTTTTGTTCAGTTAGAACATTGTTAGTATGAGTGAAAGAAGTAAATTTTATACTTTTTACCGTGCTTATTCAGGTAGCTTATTTAAGAAGAAAATAGCGATTGTTCCAGCACCAGTGTGTGAGCCTACAGATGCGCCGATAGAGGAAATGAATACATCTTTTGGTTGGAATTTTTCCATAATCATTTCTTTTACTTCCACAGCTGTTGCTTCATCATCTGCGTGACTGATCGCGAACACTTGTTGATCCAGCTTATCTCCTCGTTCTGCTATTAGGTCAATCATTCTGCGCAGGAGTTTCTTTTTCCCGCGGATTTTTTCAAGAGGAACGAGTTTCCCGTCTTCTACATGTAATAAAGGCTTTATATTTAGTAATCCGCCAAGGAATGCAGAGGCCTTCGAAACACGTCCGCCTTTTGCTAAATATTCTAGATCTTCGACAGTAAATAAGTGCTCCATATGCTCGCATAAGAATTGGAGTCGTGGTATAATTTCACTTACGTCTTTACCTTGATCGCGGAGTTTCACTGCTTCTTGAACCACTAAACCAGCACCTAATGATGCACATTTGCTATCAATGATGGTTAAAGCAAAGTCGGGATATTCCTCCTTTACTTGCTCTGAAATCATTACTGCTGTTTGGTATGTTCCAGATAATTGCGAAGAAAAAGCAATATAAATACCTTTTTCATTATTTTGAGCTAATGTTGTAAAAACATCTTTAAATAAAGCTGGCGAAACTTGTGATGTTTTTGGAACTTGTCCACTGCGTATAGCATTATAAACAGTAGCTGGTTCAATCGTTTTTAAATCCTCGTATTCTTTACCGTCTAAGTTAACCTTTAGCGGTAATAGTGTAACCTCGTTCTTCTCATAATAGGATAGAGGTAAATCACTCGCACTATCTGCTAGGATTTTAAAAGTCATATTCATTCCACTTCTTTCTTTTTTTTATAAAAACATATGGTTATTGGAGTACGGTTATGATAAATAACGATAATCTCTTTGAAAATGCCTTGTTTTTTGAAAACAAGGCATACTTATTTGTAGTTTATAAAACTTTTAGAGAAAAAACAAATGAATAGTTAAAGTAAAAATAGTAAAAATTACTATATATCGTATTGGAGGACACTTATGTATTGGTTATTAACAAAAAAATTAATCGTTGTTATCTTTGGAGCGCTATTAAATGCGATTGCTATGAATTTTTTCTTGATACCTGCTGATGTATATGCCAGCGGTTTTGCAGGAGTGGCTCAGCTTATATCCAAAATTACGCCTATTTCTACAGGGCTTTTACTATTTATCCTGAATGTTCCAATTGCAATAGTTGGTTGGATTAAAGTCGGAAAATCATTTACCTTCTTTAGTTTTTTAAGTGTTGCTTTTATGTCTTTATTTATGGAAATCATTCCGGAAACAAGCTATTCCCATGATATATTGTTAAATGCTGTATTTGGCGGTGTCATTGCGGCTGTGGGGGTTGGATTAACGTTAAAGTGGGGTGCATCAACAGGAGGCATGGACATTATCGCTATGATTCTGTCCCGTGTACAGG of Niallia circulans contains these proteins:
- a CDS encoding YajQ family cyclic di-GMP-binding protein — translated: MAKESSFDIVSKVDFSEVTNAVQLAMKEIQNRYDFKGSKSNVTLDKEELVLVSDDEYKLEQLKDVLISKMFKRGIPIKNLDYGKIEGASGGTVRQRAKLVQGIDRDNAKIINSLIKNSGLKVKTQQQDDQIRVTAKSRDDLQKIIAAVKEESKITIDVQFVNYR
- a CDS encoding CvfB family protein; the encoded protein is MSLRDYMGRVEILTVARIASFGYFLTIEEEDEDVLLHFSETDQKFEEGDEVRVFIYSDSQGRACSSTFIPSIAVGKYDWVKVTDRKEGIGCFFDIGLKKDMLLGEDDLPVHEEVWPEVGDMLYITLKVNKNNYLYVKPATDPIIEEMAAKATREDFNKNIHGYIYRTAKVGSWIYTAEGFKGFIHESERGKEPRLGEKVNGRIIDVKLDGTVNVSLLPRKEEALDKDSQLILDYLITRKGAMPYGDKSMPEDIKERFNLSKGSFKRALGRLMKENKVYQEEGWTYLKEDNQNN
- a CDS encoding DUF3941 domain-containing protein, with product MPHTSDNDKKAKDNNALRHEKNMMREKNRKKGKHQYSKKTDHL
- a CDS encoding DegV family protein — protein: MTFKILADSASDLPLSYYEKNEVTLLPLKVNLDGKEYEDLKTIEPATVYNAIRSGQVPKTSQVSPALFKDVFTTLAQNNEKGIYIAFSSQLSGTYQTAVMISEQVKEEYPDFALTIIDSKCASLGAGLVVQEAVKLRDQGKDVSEIIPRLQFLCEHMEHLFTVEDLEYLAKGGRVSKASAFLGGLLNIKPLLHVEDGKLVPLEKIRGKKKLLRRMIDLIAERGDKLDQQVFAISHADDEATAVEVKEMIMEKFQPKDVFISSIGASVGSHTGAGTIAIFFLNKLPE
- a CDS encoding YitT family protein — its product is MYWLLTKKLIVVIFGALLNAIAMNFFLIPADVYASGFAGVAQLISKITPISTGLLLFILNVPIAIVGWIKVGKSFTFFSFLSVAFMSLFMEIIPETSYSHDILLNAVFGGVIAAVGVGLTLKWGASTGGMDIIAMILSRVQDKPVGTYFFILNGAIIITAGAMFGWEKALYTLVNLYAATKVIDTIHTAHQKLTVMIITKKTAELKVAIHEKLVRGITILPARGAFSNEPKEMLMIVVTRYELFDIERIIKEVDPQAFTNVVQTTAVLGFFRKA